A genome region from Brassica oleracea var. oleracea cultivar TO1000 chromosome C2, BOL, whole genome shotgun sequence includes the following:
- the LOC106327699 gene encoding MMS19 nucleotide excision repair protein homolog, which translates to MAALNNLTEHLEAFVDVTRSPTHHAESLKAIATSLEKGVLSINQLVVEMDMYLTTTDDVVRARGILLLAEMLDYLKSKPLDNAVVHSLIGFFTAKLAEWRSVRGALSGCLALIKRKGVAGLVTAVDAEAVAKSMAQSIQVQSLALYDRKLCFELLECLLEQYPEAMINLGDLMVYATCEAIDGEKDPPCLMVAFHVVELLGRLFPSPSGPVASEASDLFEFISCYFPLHYTHTKGDEASIPREDLSRGLSLAISSTPFFEPYAIPLLLEKLSSSLPVAKVDSLKCLKDCAVNYGVSRMKKHYKDLWPALKDALYASTKTDLSFGLESLTSPGFEMGEIHRAAVNLLQRLVKQDISFLGLVVEDIRVNMVFDTISRYLRYEEMLDTSKLEVLVVSQILSVSARSSVESCNIIFQTFFFRLMNTLGIVEKTSTGDLVHNENSTVSTRLYHGGLHLCIELLTTSKDLIPSSEECTSTPESAQQSWCSIVSRFSASLIEAFTSAVQSSNDDCSADAYLGVKGLLAMGMFRGGSSPVSRSEFEKILTTLTSIIAANSAKTVKWELALKALVCMGSFIDRYSESEKAMSYMAIVVENLVSLVRSSHCSLPSPMILEATSEVCSTRPTYVEKMVEGFEEAFCSSFSDFCVNGNFKSIENCSQLLECVTNKLLPRLTEIDGLEKSLVHFAISMWNQIESSVVFSYDFNGREFVEAATKTMGEIVGVASVDSQNSIIQKAYNVISSSTLLAMESIPLTFAALEGLQRDLSTRDELILSLFASVIIGASPKASIPDVKSLVHLFLVSFLKGYIPAAQALGSMVNKLGTGLEEACDTIFHESSASGSSIPSDDSSKTIGGSEALLSKICLGFYGSLDLQTHAITGLAWIGKGLLMRGDKRVNEIALVLVECLKSTNSSGNALHPSAMKHAADAFLTLMSDSEVCLNRKFHAVIRPLYKQRFFSITVPILESLIVNSQTPLSRTMLHVALAHVVSNVPVTVILDNTKKLLSVILEGLSVLSVDSVHKETLFSLLLVLSGTLTDIKGQQSVSDNAHRIIECLVKLTSYPHLMVVRETAIQCLATLLELPHGRIYPFRREVLQAVTKALDDPKRRVREEAIKCRQAWTSISSRSTPF; encoded by the exons ATGGCTGCACTGAATAATCTCACCGAGCATCTCGAAGCTTTCGTCGACGTCACTCGTTCCCCTACTCACCAT GCTGAGAGTCTGAAAGCGATTGCTACTTCCTTGGAGAAGGGTGTCTTGTCTATAAACCAATTG GTCGTGGAGATGGACATGTATTTGACGACTACTGATGATGTTGTCCGAGCACGAG GTATTCTCTTGCTTGCGGAGATGCTGGATTATCTAAAGTCAAAGCCTTTGGACAATGCAGTTGTCCATAGTCTCATTGGTTTCTTTACCGCTAAGCTG GCAGAGTGGAGATCGGTGCGCGGTGCACTTTCTGGTTGCTTGGCTCTGATTAAGAGGAAAGGCGTAGCTGGTTTGGTCACTGCTGTTGATGCAGAAGCTGTGGCCAAGTCAATGGCACAGAGTATTCAAGTGCAGTCTTTAGCACTGTATGATCGCAAG CTCTGTTTTGAACTATTGGAGTGCCTTCTAGAGCAATACCCTGAAGCTATGATAAATTTG GGAGATTTGATGGTTTATGCTACATGCGAAGCCATCGACGGAGAAAAAGACCCTCCATGCTTAATGGTAGCTTTTCATGTAGTAGAGCTTTTGGGTCGATTGTTTCCCAGTCCCTCCGGTCCAGTTGCGTCTGAGGCCTCTGATCTTTTTGAGTTTATAAGTTGCTACTTCCCACTTCACTATACGCAT ACAAAAGGTGATGAAGCTAGTATTCCAAGAGAAGACCTTTCAAGGGGACTATCT CTGGCAATCTCTTCGACGCCTTTTTTCGAACCGTATGCTATTCCATTGCTTCTTGAAAAGCTTTCATCTTCTCTACCAGTCGCAAAG GTTGATTCTTTGAAATGTCTGAAAGATTGCGCTGTGAACTATGGAGTAAGCAGAATGAAGAAGCACTATAAAGATCTTTGGCCCGCTTTAAAAGATGCACTTTATGCTTCCACTAAGACAGATTTGTCCTTTGGTCTAGAATCCCTCACTAGTCCAGGGTTTGAAATGGGTGAGATCCACAGAGCAGCTGTTAATCTTCTTCAGAGGCTTGTCAAGCAAGATATCTCGTTTTTAGGTCTTGTTGTTGAAGATATACGCGTAAACATGGTCTTCGATACCATTTCTAGATACTTGCGGTATGAAGAAATGCTTGACACGAGCAAACTGGAGGTTCTTGTTGTCAGTCAGATACTGTCTGTGTCTGCCAGATCTTCTGTTGAGTCATGCAATATAATCTTTCAAACCTTTTTCTTCCGCCTTATGAATACTCTAGGGATTGTAGAGAAAACGTCAACTGGTGATCTTGTCCACAACGAAAACTCGACGGTTTCTACTAGACTCTACCATGGAGGTCTTCATCTTTGCATCGAACTTCTTACAACATCAAAAGATCTTATTCCGAGCTCCGAGGAATGTACCTCAACACCTGAAAGCGCGCAGCAATCATGGTGCTCTATAGTTAGCAGGTTCTCAGCTTCACTGATCGAGGCGTTCACTTCTGCAGTACAAAGCTCTAATGATGATTGTAGTGCAGATGCATATCTTGGAG TTAAAGGTTTGCTGGCTATGGGTATGTTCCGGGGCGGCTCTTCTCCTGTATCGAGATCTGAATTCGAGAAGATATTGACGACCTTAACATCAATCATCGCAGCCAATAGTGCCAAAACAGTGAAGTGGGAATTGGCATTGAAAGCGCTTGTCTGCATGGGTTCATTTATTGATCGGTATTCTGAGAGTGAAAAGGCTATGAGCTACATGGCTATAGTTGTCGAAAATTTGGTCTCGCTGGTTCGCTCTAGTCATTGTTCTCTTCCATCTCCAATGATATTAGAAGCAACTTCAGAAGTTTGCTCTACTAGGCCAACGTACGTAGAGAAAATGGTTGAAGGATTTGAAGAAGCTTTCTGCTCCAGTTTCTCTGATTTCTGT GTCAATGGAAACTTCAAGTCAATCGAAAATTGTTCTCAGCTCCTGGAGTGTGTGACCAATAAATTGCTTCCACG TCTGACAGAGATCGATGGTCTCGAGAAAAGCTTGGTGCATTTTGCTATCAGTATGTGGAATCAAATTGAATCCTCTGTTGTTTTCAGTTATGATTTTAATGGCAGG GAGTTTGTTGAGGCAGCAACGAAAACAATGGGAGAAATTGTAGGAGTTGCTTCGGTAGATTCACAGAATAGTATAATCCAAAAAGCTTATAATGTGATCTCATCAAGCACGCTTCTAGCTATGGAGTCTATTCCTCTAACCTTTGCTGCGTTAGAGGGTTTACAACGCGACCTGTCCACTAGGGATGAGTTGATACTTTCACTATTTGCGTCAGTTATCATAGGTGCATCTCCCAAGGCATCCATTCCAGATGTGAAGTCACTTGTACATCTGTTTTTGGTATCCTTTCTTAAGGGTTATATCCCAGCAGCTCAAGCTTTGGGTTCAATGGTTAACAAATTGGGAACGGGTTTGGAAGAAGCATGTGATACAATATTTCACGAGAGTTCTGCATCTGGAAGCAGTATTCCTTCTGATGACTCTAGTAAAACTATCGGTGGAAGTGAGGCACTTTTGTCAAAGATATGTTTAGGTTTCTATGGTTCGCTGGACCTTCAAACCCACGCTATAACAGGTCTAGCGTGGATTGGGAAAGGTTTACTCATGCGGGGTGATAAAAGAGTTAATGAGATAGCTCTTGTACTTGTGGAATGCTTAAAATCCACTAACAGTTCCGGGAATGCTCTGCATCCTTCTGCCATGAAACATGCAGCTGATGCATTCCTCACACTAATGTCTGATTCGGAAGTGTGTCTGAACAGAAAGTTTCATGCAGTTATACGGCCACTCTATAAGCAACGGTTTTTCTCTATAACAGTTCCTATTTTGGAGTCGTTGATTGTGAATTCCCAGACTCCACTCTCAAG GACAATGTTGCATGTCGCTCTCGCGCATGTTGTATCCAACGTTCCAGTTACGGTCATATTGGACAATACCAAAAAG CTGCTCTCGGTGATATTGGAAGGCTTGTCTGTCTTAAGCGTTGACTCTGTGCATAAAGAAACACTTTTCAGTCTGTTACTGGTTTTATCTGGAACGCTTACTGATATTAAAG GTCAACAATCAGTCAGTGATAATGCACACAGAATCATCGAATGCCTGGTCAAGCTTACATCATACCCACATCTAATG GTTGTAAGGGAGACGGCGATTCAGTGTCTTGCTACTTTGTTGGAATTGCCCCATGGAAGAATCTATCCTTTCAGAAGAGAG GTTTTACAAGCAGTAACAAAGGCACTCGATGATCCAAAACGTAGAGTTAGAGAAGAAGCGATTAAATGCAGGCAGGCTTG GACGTCGATCTCATCCAGGAGTACCCCTTTCTGA